The genomic DNA GCTTAAAGAAGTGTTAAAAGACCGAAATATGACGCAAATGCAACTTTCTGAAAAATCAGGTGTTAATCAAGCAAGAATCTCACAGCTTTGTAAAAATGGAAGACAAGAAGTAAACTTGCTTATGCTTGAAAAGATCGCCTATGCTTTGGAGATCAAGGACATTTCCGTGCTAATGCAGTTTGAAGAAACGGAATAGCGTGGTTTATGCATGTTAAGCGTAGGAATAGATTAAGGAGTCTGTTTTAAAACGGGCTTCTTTTTTGGTGTTCAGCTTTTTAGGGTGGTAGTCCAAGCAGTTCCACGACTATAAAAAAGTTAGTTCATCAAGATGAGTCCATTGGCATTTTAACCAACACAAAAAAGGCTTGCCAAGTTCAAAGGCAAACCTTTTTTATGTTTCAAAGAAACATGAGGAACGTCATAGCTGTGCTACATGTGGGGTATGAGAAATACGTGTTTTCAATTCATGCTCCTACATAAGGAGCGACATGGGTCAAAGATGCAGCTTTCATGCGTTTAGCGATTATTTCAATCCACGCTCCTACATAAGGAGCGACTGGATGGTTTGGCGACTATGAGGTGCCGCTATGAGTATTTCAATCCACGCTCCTACATAAGGAGCGACAGCACGCGTTACAAAGCCTTACCCAGCAAGGCTTTGTAAAAGCTTTTTCGCAAATCTCTTTTTAACGTAGCAATAAATGTTGAAACCACACCCCAAAATCGCTGAATCCCTTGTCTGGCGCGGGGTGCGAATGTTCCGGGGATTTCATGTGCACTTGGGGTTCGCACTCAAGCCTATGAAACCCATGCCTTGTTCTGTTATAAATTCTTTTTCAACTCCTGATCCTTTTGTTGCTCACTCAAATGCTGTAGTTCCTTGCTGTCATACAATAGACTCAGTTGGGGCTCGAAATTATCACCTTGTAAATCAAGCAAAATTTCTGTATCTTCTGTCTCCCATGCTGCCTGATAATGCAATTCACCTGTCGCTACAGCCATTCCCCATTGGCTTGGTGTATCCTTGTATAACTCTCCCTTCCAAAGGGTATCATCACTGCTAGGCTTGCCGTATTTCTCCGTTAGGCTCTTTTTTAAGTCATTATAATTCTCAATATAATCATTCTTATTCGTATGTTTTTCTGTAACTAAATAACCTGCACGAACCAATTGATCATCCACAAAAAAGTACATGAGTCCGCTTTCCAGTCCCAATATCTTGGAATAATAGGCAATCGACTCTTGATCTTCTTCCTCAACCTTCATATCTTCAGATGCCTTTACTTGCTCTTTACTCATCCCCCAGCCTACGTTGCGAAATGATATTTTACCTTGATATCCCTTATTTTCAGTCGCTACCGTCTCATGTACAGTTGAACTGTCAGAGCCTCCTGATGCATTTGAACTTGTAGCACTCTCTGTACTTGTGGTACCGCTCTTGGAAGTAGTACAGCCCGATAGAACGACTCCTGCTACGCATAAACATAACAATACCTTTTTCATAAACTGACCCCTTTACCGAATATATACCAAAACTCTACCATGTCTTTGGTAATGGGTCTATAGTAATGATCATACAAACCATTTTTCAGCTATCTATTCCCCAACCATTACGTTATAATGATCTCAACTATTTTATTCCGATATGAAAAGGATGATATATATGAGTCAAGTTCCTGCCTCGATTCCCCGTCCGTTGGTCAGGACTAATCAATGGGTGATTGTGCTGTCTGTGGTCTTTACCTGGATTACAGGGGCGTATGGGGTGTTAGCTATTCCGCTGGTTGCGGGGTTGCTCGGTGTGCTTTTCAACTTCAATCCGGTGATGCGGGTAGCCAAGCTGTTTTTAAAGAAAAGCCCTTCCTCATATGTGCAGGAAGACCGGGGACAGCAAAGATTTAATCAACTCCTTGCCGTCTTTTTTCTGCTGGTGGCTCTGGCAGGATTTACGTTCCAATGGAGTGTTGTCGCTTATGTGTTCTCGGCGATGGTGCTGGTTGCGGCATTGGTGGCTATTCTGGGCTTTTGTGTCGGATGCTTTATTCTCTACCAATGGTCCCAATATCAATATCGGAGAAGAAATCACGTATAGATTGCCTCCCCTTCATCCTATTTTGCAACAATCGTATCCTCAAACACAAAAACAGAGATAGCTATATCTTCTTCCACCTTAATATCTGAAAAGAGGTGCAGCAGTCGGGAATCCATGTATTCCTCCAGTTCTTTGTTGAACTGTACGGGATAGATTTTCTGAACCATTTTGGTTCGGGCTGCATGCACCATCTCTTTCCCGGCAACCTCTTGTGCCAGAAACTTTTCAGAAGGGGTTAAATTACCGTACAGCATCGTGATGGCCATGTTATCTACAAAGGTTGTATGTATGCGTTCCGGGCCTTTTCCAAATAGCTCTTTACGTACTTTTCGAATAATTTCGTTAAAACCCGTTTCCTTTCTCATATCGCACCGCTCTCCTAAATCTACTAAAATCCTTGTTACTATTTCCATCATAACTGATTTCTCTCATATAAAACAGAGATTGAACGAAAGTGATTTTTGGAACATGCTTTGTGATATATGCCAAACATAAGAAAATAAAACACAGCCTGCCCCATCGGCAGACTGCGTAGGTTTCATACTCTATAGCGGGCTAATCCTTCACCAATCGGTTTGAAAGCATCAACATGATAAAAGAGAACAGAATGATGACGGCCACCCAGCTCCAGGAGAGTGCCATATTTCCGGCCTCGGACGCGGTGTAAATCGCCGTAGACAGGGTTTGGGTCTGTTCGGGAATATTACCCGCAAGCATCAGCGTAGCGCCAAATTCTCCTAATCCCCGGGCAAATCCAAGAATGTATCCCGAGATGAGCGGGCGATAGGCAAGAGGCATTGTAATGTAGCGAAATACTTGCCATTCGTTGGCACCTTGGGCACGTGCAGCCTGCTCTACCTCGGGATCGACGGCTTCAAAACCTGCCTTGATCGTCCGATAAGCCAGTGGAAAAGCCACAATTACAGAAGCCACCACCGCAGCTCCCCACGTAAATACAATCGTCTGCTGGAACAGGCTTTCGAAGGCTATACCGATCCAGCTTTTCCTCCCCAGCAAGATGAGCAAAATAAAGCCAACGACTGTGGGGGGCAAAACAAGTGGAAGAAGTAAGACCGTCTCGATCACGCTGGTTCCCCTCCGCAGCTTGCAGTTCGCCATCATCCGAGCCACCACAGTAGCTAACAGAAATACAAAGATGCTGGCGACGACGGCTACTTTGACGGATACGATAACCGGAGGAAGAAAAGCTGACCAATCCAACGGGACCCCCTCCTTTATAGATGGATGCTATTTTCCAGTCGTTTCTGTAGGAGCTGAAAATCCGTCCTTGCTGAATACGCCCATCGCTTCATCCGTACGCAGAAAATCGAGAAACTCACCAGCTTCCTTGCTGTGTTTCGTTGCTTTTACAATACCTTCCGGGTACAGAATCGGAGCATGAAGTTCCTCAGGCACTTCCAGTGCAACGACTGCTTTATCCGAAGATTTGGCATCCGTCAGGTAGACGAGTCCCGCATCGGCGTTGCCTGTTTCTACATAGTTTAATACCTGTCTTACGTCCTTGGCGAATACCAGCTTCGACTCCAGCTTGTCCCATAGTCCGGCCTTCGTCAGCGCTTCTTTGGAATACTGTCCAGCAGGAACGGTAGTTGGCTCCCCGACAGCTACTTTCAGAAAGGATGGGCTTGTCAGATCATGGAGTGTAATATTTTTGTTATCCGTGCTTTTCGACTTATCCTGTGGAACAACCACAACCAGTTTATTTTGGAGTAGTACACTATCCTTTTCTATTAAAGAAGCATCGGTCAATGCCTTCATTTGCTTCATACCTGCCGAAATAAATACGTCAGCGGGTGCGCCTTGCTCAATCTGTTTTTGCAATGTGCCAGATGAAGCATAGTTAAAGGTAAGTTTGATATCTGGATGCTGCTTTTCATACTGGTCCTTGAGCGTGTTGAGGCTATCTTGAAGACTCGCAGCGGCAGATACGATGATCTCCGTTTTTGGTGCAGATTGTGTCGACTGTACAGCAGCCGAAGACGAGCAACCAGCCAGCACCCATGCCAACAATCCAACCAACGTGAATATGTAGCCAAATTTCATTTTCAACTTACTCTTCCCCTGTCCTATAAATTCCGAAATGGGTATAACGATGTACACCTCATAACGGTTCAACTCTATTGGGTCAGCCCAAATATTTGTGAACAATAGATCTCGCCTCGGCGATGTCCTTCGTGCCATGGATCAGAACGCGTCCATCCTGAAATAGAACCAACCGATGCGCTCCAATCACAACGGATACCAGATATGGATTATGTTCTACTCTGCCTCCCTGGCGTGACAATAGACGTGCCGCTTCATTCAGATCGCGCACAGCACCGGAGGCCGGGCGGATTTGAACCGTATCACGTCCACACAAAACAGCCGACTTGGATTGATGCTCCGATTGTAAAAAAGGATACACCGGATGCTCGCCGCACGTTGGGCAGTCGGCTTTCTTCATCGCGCTGATCTGGATCGCCTGATGCTGATTGTTCCACAGATCAAAGGAAGTCAGTTTGCCTTGCAGCGCTGAGTCGTCCCCGGTGAGGAGCTTCAGTGCTTCGGCGCTTTGGTAGGCTGCCACCATCTGTACAGCCGGGCTAATCACACCGACCGTGTCGCAGGTCGCGCCGCCTAGCGGTACGGTTCCGAGCAGGCAATGCAGGCACGGTGTCTGTCCCGGCACGATGGTAAAGGTCGTCCCGTAACTCCCCACACAAGCCCCATAAATCCAGGGAATTTGGTGCTTGACCGCGTAATCGTTAATGAGCAGACGTGTATCAAAATTGTCGGTGGCATCTACGATGAGGTCCACACCTGCTGCGATATCGTCGATTTCTTCCAGTGATATGTCCCGAATTAGCGCGCGAATGTCCACGTCTGAATTGACTTGCTGCAATCGCTTCTGCGCTGCAATCGCCTTCGGCATATGATCACGAGCGTCCGCTTCATCATAGAGCTGTTGGCGTTGCAAATTGCTCCAATCTACATAATCTCGATCCACCAGCGTCAGCCGTCCGATGCCCGCTCGCACCAGCATGTCCGCATTGGCGGTACCCAGTGCTCCAGCCCCAATGATAAGCACGTGCTTGCTGCGGATATTTCGCTGTCCTGCTGGCCCAATTTTCGTAAACAACTCTTGCCTTGAATATCGGGCATGAGACGCGTGGGGCTGCGCTTCTACATCGGCATTCATGTTCTGATCCTTCTTCATTTCAGACATCGTTGTTTTACGCCCCATAAGGGTTCCAACCTCCTAGCTGATGCCCCTTCCATTCCGAGCCGTCCTCCCACACTTCCTTTTTCCAGATCGGCACGATTTGCTTCAAGCGTTCAATCGCATGGCGGCTGGCTTCGTAGCAAGTATCGCGGTGTGCAGAAGAAACAGCAATCACAACGCTCGTCTCTCCAATCCTCACCGTACCAAGCCGATGTGTAATCGCCGTACGTGTAGACGGCCAACGCTCTGCGATCTCGTCACCAATCTGCTTCATCGTGTTCATCGCCATCGGGACATACGCCTCATATTCCAGCAACACAGTACGCTGACCTTGTGTATATTCCCGAGTCGTTCCATTAAAGGTCAGGGAAGCTCCATGGGATGGGTCCTGCACCTTCGCGGTCACCTCATCAGCATCAATCGGATCGTACGTGATCGCAAACAAGCCACATGGCGAAATGACCGTTTCCATCCCTGGTGCGGATTGAAGAAGCGTGATTGTATCTGATGAACGGACGATTTCCTCTGGAGAAGCCAGTTTTTTATTATTCGTAAAAAAAGAACCTTGCAGCAGTGAAGCCGCTTCCGAATATTGCTCATTCAAGCTTTTTCGAATGTCTGCAACAGTCACCGTTTCCTGCGGAAGCTCCAGCGTGATCACGGATTGACCAAGCTGCTCCGCCATACCCGCGAATAGTTGAATACGGTATTGCATATGCATTTGACCCCCTTTGCACCTATCCTATCAAACTCGCTTAGCCTGTATCGAATTTACCCTCCTGAAACCGGGGGAATGATGGCAATTTCGTCAACTATACTCACCAGATCCTCCGGTGCGGCATAAGCCTGGTTTTTGGCAACAAAAGAACCCCGCAACTGCGCGGCTACTTCTGGAAAGCGCTCGGATAGCAGGTCTTTTAACGCGGCAATAGTCATCGTTTCCTGATCGGTGGGTACTGTGATAATAGGCCCTCCCATCTGCTCCGCAAGACCGGCAAATACTTGAATATGATATTTCATTTAAATGTTCACCCCCAGAAATGTTCACACTATATTTTAGATTCAACCAATTCCTCAATCCGCTGGGGATGCGTATATACATTCAGAGAATGATTTCGTATAAAGCCTACCGTAGTAATGCCCAGATCCTCAGCCAATTCAAGCGCAAGCTCTGTCGGAGCCGACTTGGACAACACTACTTCACAGCCAATCTTGGCGACCTTCAACAAAATTTCAGACGAAATGCGCCCGCTGAACACAATAATTTTATCTTGTAACACAATATCATGCTTGAGGCAATATCCATAGATTTTATCCAGCGCATTGTGGCGGCCAATATCCATTCTCGACAGGATGATTCCGTCCTTGTCGCACAGTGCGGCATTATGGACGCCTCCGGTCTCCTGAAACGTGTGCGCCGAATTTTGCATCAAGTTCATCAGGCGGAAGCAGTCGTCAAAAGACAGCATGACATGGGTGTCGTTCATTCTTTTTGCCACTTTGGCATCGTTCATAAAGTAGAAGCCCTGTCTACTTTTCCCACAGCAGGAGGTAATGTACCGTTTGGAATGAAAGTTTTGATAGAACTCATTCATCCGACGGGTTTTAATATGAACAAAGCCTTCTTTTTCCTGAACCCAAATATCTTCAATATCATCATACTGTTGAATGACACCTTCCGAGGCCAAAAAGCCTACTGCCATATCCTCCACATACTCCGGTGTACAAACCATGGTGGCAAATTCCTGCTGATTGATTTTGATCGTCACCGGATGCTCCGTCACCACAGTGTCCTCATCACGCTTGATTTGACCGTCACGATAACGGAGAATCTGGCGTTTGATCTCAGCCGGCTTTTCCATGTGCTCCACTCCCTTGTTTCTGGCAGGCTGGCTTTTCGGTTACCCGCCGATGTGTGACATTTCAATTTTGGATGCTAATTGCTGCGTATGGTTCAGCCGTTCCTCCGAATAGCGGTCTGTACGCCCTCTCCACACACGCTCAATGTAAGCCCTTATCTCATCATCGGACTGCTCAGAACGCAGCATCCCGCGCAGCTCGTACCCTTGAGAAGCAAATAAGCATGTATATAAGGAGCCTTCAGCGGAAATTCTGGCCCGTGTACAGGTGGAGCAAAAGGCATCCGTAACGGACGAAATAATGCCAATTTCCCCTTCGCCGTCCTGATACCTGTAACGCGTCGCTACCTCGCCTTTGTAGTGGGGCGGGACAGGCTCCAGCGGCATTTGCTTATGGATGGCTTCGATGATCTGCTGCTTGGAGACGACCTGATCCAATTTCCAGCCATTGGTGTTACCTACATCCATAAACTCAACAAACCGCAAAATATGTTTTTTCTTTTGAAAATAGTCGGCCATGGGCACAATATCCTGATCGTTGAAGCCCTTTTGTACGACCATATTGATTTTTACCTGCATCCCCGCTTGTGCTGCCGCATCAATACCATCCAGCACGGCTTGCACGCTGCTTCTTCCCCCGTTCATCCGGCGGAAGCGATCATCATCAAGCGAATCCAGACTGACCGTCACTCTCTTCAACCCTGCCTCTCGAAGCGCCGCTGCATATTTAGGAAGAAACACGCCGTTCGTCGTCATAGCCATATCTTCAACTCCTTCGAGTTGAGTTAACGAATGAATGAGCGAAGCCAAGTCCTTTCTTAGCAACGGCTCGCCGCCCGTAATGCGCAGCTTGGTAACCCCCAGAGAGACAAAAATACGGGAAAGCCGGGTAATTTCCTCAAAGGTCAATATTTTTTCTTTTGGCAAAAACGGATAGTCATGGCCAAAGATTTCTTCCGGCATACAATACCGGCACCGAAAATTACACCGGTCTATGACGGATATTCTCAAGTCCCGTAACGGACGATTCCATTGATCATCACTCCGGTTCGCCATCCCGCTCACCTCAATCCGTCTTCATTAATAAAACCCTTTAAACTCTATATTGATTCAGTATAAAATGAACTTGAAAATTCACATCAAAAGCGGAGCAAACGGAATGGTGCTGGACAAGCGATAGCGGTCGCCTGAAAGCTTTCCGGAGGAAAGCTCGCATCGTAAGCATAAACTGTCCTCCAGATTTCCACCATTGTTCGTTCATTCAGGAAATCTGGGGGCAACAGCGATGGGAAGCATCATCCGTTTGTGTAGTGGCACCGTGTGAACTTCAATTCATTTTATCCAGAACCAAAAAACCGACATCACAACAAATCCTTCGCCATCGAACACATCGAAGAATCTGCTAAATGCCGGTTAATTTATCTACATCAGGATTCTACGAATCCTCACATCATGTGATATAGAAAAATCAAACTAACAAGCGCTGCGACAAATAAAATATACGCGATTCCCCACGCACACTCCATTCACGAATGCTCTGCAATAGATTACATTCTTATTGTTAGCAATCCTCGAACGTTTGTCAATGATTTTTCGTTTCTCGAACGATAATCATTATCAATTAAAAATTTTAATAATGTACCGTTGAACTATCTTAAATTTTACGTTATAGTTACACCTGATGACATGCAGAAAATGACATATTCAGGTTATTGATATACAGGCGGTGTGTACCGTTTGTTATTAATACATACGCATATGGCGGATTGGCCTCCAGGACCTAGAGCTTGGTCACTACTCCACCATAAACACAAGTGCTTCCTCCCGAGCACTTGTGTTTATGGTGGAGTTTTTTTATTTCTAATTTTTACATTTCAAATCTGAAAGGAGCCTGAACCGTGATTCATAGTACGATCAAAATTACATTAAACGGACAGGAACTGAAAACCAAAGACAGCACAACGATTCTTGAAGTCATTAACGAAAATAATATCGCCCATCCCCAACTATGTTATGTTCCCGAGGTCGATCCGATCCGCACCTGTGATACCTGCATCGTGGAGGTCAACGGCAAGCTCGTTCGCTCCTGCTCGACACTTGCTGCGGACGGAATGAATATTCAATTAAACTCGGACCGCGCCAAAGCAGCCCAAACAGAAGCCATGGATCGGTTGCTGGAAAATCACCTCCTCTACTGCACCGTATGTGATAACAACAATGGTAATTGTTCCTTGCATAATACGGCAGAGCTTATGGAAATTGAGCATCAAAAATATCCATATCAGCCCAAGGTTGGTCCGACGGAAGTCGATATGTCCCATCCGTTTTACCGATATGACCCAAATCAGTGTATTGCCTGCGGCCAATGCGTAGAGGTATGTCAAAACCTTCAGGTCAATGAAACCCTCTCTCTCGACTGGGAAGCTGAACGCCCTCGCGTCATTTGGGATGATGGTGTTGCGATTAACGATTCCTCGTGCGTCAGCTGCGGTCAGTGTGTAACGGTCTGTCCTTGTAATGCCTTGATGGAGAAATCCATGCTGGGTGAAGCCGGCTTCATGAGCGGCATGGAGAAGGACTTGTTAAATCCGATGATAGATTTAATTAAGGAAGTGGAGCCAGGCTATAGCGGTATTTTTGCCATATCCGAAGCAGAAGCAGCCATGCGTGAAACCCGTACGAAAAAAACTAAAACCGTCTGCACCTTTTGCGGCGTAGGTTGCAGCTTTGAGGTTTGGACCAAGGGTCG from Paenibacillus sp. FSL R10-2782 includes the following:
- a CDS encoding helix-turn-helix transcriptional regulator, whose amino-acid sequence is MLKLNIRLKEVLKDRNMTQMQLSEKSGVNQARISQLCKNGRQEVNLLMLEKIAYALEIKDISVLMQFEETE
- a CDS encoding DUF4395 domain-containing protein, with protein sequence MSQVPASIPRPLVRTNQWVIVLSVVFTWITGAYGVLAIPLVAGLLGVLFNFNPVMRVAKLFLKKSPSSYVQEDRGQQRFNQLLAVFFLLVALAGFTFQWSVVAYVFSAMVLVAALVAILGFCVGCFILYQWSQYQYRRRNHV
- a CDS encoding DUF2294 domain-containing protein — encoded protein: MRKETGFNEIIRKVRKELFGKGPERIHTTFVDNMAITMLYGNLTPSEKFLAQEVAGKEMVHAARTKMVQKIYPVQFNKELEEYMDSRLLHLFSDIKVEEDIAISVFVFEDTIVAK
- the modB gene encoding molybdate ABC transporter permease subunit: MDWSAFLPPVIVSVKVAVVASIFVFLLATVVARMMANCKLRRGTSVIETVLLLPLVLPPTVVGFILLILLGRKSWIGIAFESLFQQTIVFTWGAAVVASVIVAFPLAYRTIKAGFEAVDPEVEQAARAQGANEWQVFRYITMPLAYRPLISGYILGFARGLGEFGATLMLAGNIPEQTQTLSTAIYTASEAGNMALSWSWVAVIILFSFIMLMLSNRLVKD
- the modA gene encoding molybdate ABC transporter substrate-binding protein, yielding MKMKFGYIFTLVGLLAWVLAGCSSSAAVQSTQSAPKTEIIVSAAASLQDSLNTLKDQYEKQHPDIKLTFNYASSGTLQKQIEQGAPADVFISAGMKQMKALTDASLIEKDSVLLQNKLVVVVPQDKSKSTDNKNITLHDLTSPSFLKVAVGEPTTVPAGQYSKEALTKAGLWDKLESKLVFAKDVRQVLNYVETGNADAGLVYLTDAKSSDKAVVALEVPEELHAPILYPEGIVKATKHSKEAGEFLDFLRTDEAMGVFSKDGFSAPTETTGK
- a CDS encoding thiazole biosynthesis adenylyltransferase ThiF, whose product is MKKDQNMNADVEAQPHASHARYSRQELFTKIGPAGQRNIRSKHVLIIGAGALGTANADMLVRAGIGRLTLVDRDYVDWSNLQRQQLYDEADARDHMPKAIAAQKRLQQVNSDVDIRALIRDISLEEIDDIAAGVDLIVDATDNFDTRLLINDYAVKHQIPWIYGACVGSYGTTFTIVPGQTPCLHCLLGTVPLGGATCDTVGVISPAVQMVAAYQSAEALKLLTGDDSALQGKLTSFDLWNNQHQAIQISAMKKADCPTCGEHPVYPFLQSEHQSKSAVLCGRDTVQIRPASGAVRDLNEAARLLSRQGGRVEHNPYLVSVVIGAHRLVLFQDGRVLIHGTKDIAEARSIVHKYLG
- a CDS encoding molybdenum cofactor biosynthesis protein MoaE, whose amino-acid sequence is MQYRIQLFAGMAEQLGQSVITLELPQETVTVADIRKSLNEQYSEAASLLQGSFFTNNKKLASPEEIVRSSDTITLLQSAPGMETVISPCGLFAITYDPIDADEVTAKVQDPSHGASLTFNGTTREYTQGQRTVLLEYEAYVPMAMNTMKQIGDEIAERWPSTRTAITHRLGTVRIGETSVVIAVSSAHRDTCYEASRHAIERLKQIVPIWKKEVWEDGSEWKGHQLGGWNPYGA
- a CDS encoding MoaD/ThiS family protein, with the protein product MKYHIQVFAGLAEQMGGPIITVPTDQETMTIAALKDLLSERFPEVAAQLRGSFVAKNQAYAAPEDLVSIVDEIAIIPPVSGG
- the fdhD gene encoding formate dehydrogenase accessory sulfurtransferase FdhD, translating into MEKPAEIKRQILRYRDGQIKRDEDTVVTEHPVTIKINQQEFATMVCTPEYVEDMAVGFLASEGVIQQYDDIEDIWVQEKEGFVHIKTRRMNEFYQNFHSKRYITSCCGKSRQGFYFMNDAKVAKRMNDTHVMLSFDDCFRLMNLMQNSAHTFQETGGVHNAALCDKDGIILSRMDIGRHNALDKIYGYCLKHDIVLQDKIIVFSGRISSEILLKVAKIGCEVVLSKSAPTELALELAEDLGITTVGFIRNHSLNVYTHPQRIEELVESKI
- the moaA gene encoding GTP 3',8-cyclase MoaA, whose protein sequence is MANRSDDQWNRPLRDLRISVIDRCNFRCRYCMPEEIFGHDYPFLPKEKILTFEEITRLSRIFVSLGVTKLRITGGEPLLRKDLASLIHSLTQLEGVEDMAMTTNGVFLPKYAAALREAGLKRVTVSLDSLDDDRFRRMNGGRSSVQAVLDGIDAAAQAGMQVKINMVVQKGFNDQDIVPMADYFQKKKHILRFVEFMDVGNTNGWKLDQVVSKQQIIEAIHKQMPLEPVPPHYKGEVATRYRYQDGEGEIGIISSVTDAFCSTCTRARISAEGSLYTCLFASQGYELRGMLRSEQSDDEIRAYIERVWRGRTDRYSEERLNHTQQLASKIEMSHIGG